The following coding sequences lie in one Thermosulfuriphilus ammonigenes genomic window:
- a CDS encoding transglutaminase-like domain-containing protein: protein MRTVIFILVALLWSLPAWSAGLQRGEVTWVFRPQADPGAKEARLWIPYPPTTKYQRISRPEIFGNFAYHGVLNDVRGNLIIYAEWDLSKTRSPEMKVRYLVERKEIHPQDLPQGTAPWNPVHFAPYLQLDSELEGLSGLAAQITRGKTTPLAKARAIYDWVVENMRRDPKVRGCGRGDVSRLIKVKAGKCADISSVFVALCRAAGLPAREVLGLRLGGKEEAEITSWQHCWAEFFLPGYGWVPVDPADVLKALLIKKTNLSDPEIVRLREYFFGGLDPFRHQLAIGRRLNLNPPPEEPPRTFFMYPHLEIDGQAKDPLDPKGFAYQIYFRPLVSEEPLAR, encoded by the coding sequence ATGAGGACGGTGATCTTCATCTTGGTGGCCCTTCTCTGGAGCCTTCCGGCCTGGTCTGCAGGCCTCCAGAGGGGGGAGGTCACCTGGGTTTTTCGACCCCAGGCTGATCCCGGGGCCAAAGAGGCCAGGCTCTGGATCCCCTATCCTCCGACGACGAAGTATCAGCGAATCAGCCGCCCGGAGATCTTTGGTAACTTTGCCTACCATGGGGTCTTAAACGACGTGCGGGGCAATCTGATCATCTACGCTGAGTGGGATCTCAGCAAAACTCGCTCCCCGGAGATGAAGGTCCGTTACCTGGTAGAAAGAAAGGAGATCCACCCCCAGGATCTCCCCCAGGGGACGGCCCCCTGGAATCCGGTCCACTTTGCTCCCTATCTTCAGCTTGACTCAGAGCTTGAGGGGCTCTCAGGGCTGGCCGCCCAGATAACCCGGGGGAAGACAACCCCCTTGGCCAAGGCCCGGGCCATCTATGACTGGGTGGTGGAAAACATGCGCCGGGACCCCAAGGTCAGGGGTTGTGGCCGGGGAGATGTTTCTCGTCTAATTAAGGTAAAAGCCGGCAAGTGCGCCGATATCAGCTCGGTCTTCGTGGCCCTTTGCCGGGCCGCCGGCCTACCGGCCCGGGAGGTCCTCGGCCTGAGACTCGGTGGAAAGGAAGAGGCGGAAATCACCAGCTGGCAGCATTGCTGGGCCGAATTTTTCCTGCCGGGCTACGGCTGGGTCCCGGTGGATCCAGCCGATGTCCTTAAAGCCCTTCTCATCAAAAAAACCAACCTCTCTGACCCAGAGATCGTTCGGTTAAGGGAATATTTTTTTGGAGGTCTCGATCCCTTTCGTCATCAGCTGGCCATCGGACGGCGGCTGAATCTAAACCCTCCCCCTGAAGAGCCTCCCAGGACTTTCTTCATGTACCCTCATCTGGAGATAGACGGCCAGGCCAAAGACCCCCTTGACCCCAAAGGCTTCGCCTATCAGATCTACTTTCGCCCCCTTGTCTCTGAGGAACCCCTGGCCAGATAA
- a CDS encoding class I SAM-dependent DNA methyltransferase encodes MSFADLLSSDFWKSYTGEAAEWSVVRRGFESHRWDVIADSYQDFVRSTSYGETVKRVVSILQAKGVLGPDKTVLDVASGPGTFALLMAPMVSRVTCIDISPAMIKELEAELKKRRLTNVRSICQDWFTYESEEDFDLVFCGMSPILDDLRALDLMLKRSRRYLALLYWAGPYENDLFLRLYREATGEELRWFSANAVALFNYLYGLGYLPEISFFKQTWELELPIEEEVSYLLWCLSFYKEPSPLDAQIAHRLVQEKASEKGLIKDVTRTKLAFIFLDKKAD; translated from the coding sequence ATGTCTTTCGCGGATCTTCTTAGCTCTGACTTCTGGAAGAGCTACACTGGAGAGGCGGCCGAGTGGTCGGTGGTGCGAAGGGGGTTTGAATCCCATCGCTGGGACGTTATCGCTGACAGTTACCAGGATTTTGTTCGTTCCACCAGCTACGGAGAGACCGTCAAAAGGGTTGTCTCCATCCTCCAGGCCAAAGGGGTTCTGGGGCCGGATAAGACGGTCCTGGATGTGGCCTCTGGCCCGGGAACTTTCGCTTTGTTGATGGCCCCCATGGTGTCCCGGGTCACTTGTATCGACATCTCCCCGGCCATGATTAAGGAGCTTGAAGCAGAGCTCAAAAAGCGCAGGCTCACCAATGTCCGGAGTATCTGCCAGGATTGGTTTACCTACGAGTCTGAAGAGGACTTTGACCTGGTCTTCTGCGGCATGAGCCCTATTCTCGATGATCTCAGGGCCCTTGACCTAATGCTTAAACGTTCTCGTCGTTATTTAGCCCTGCTTTACTGGGCCGGCCCCTATGAAAACGACCTCTTTCTCCGTCTGTACCGGGAGGCCACCGGGGAGGAGTTGCGCTGGTTTTCGGCCAACGCCGTGGCCCTCTTTAATTATCTTTACGGCCTGGGCTACCTTCCGGAGATCAGCTTCTTTAAGCAGACTTGGGAGCTAGAGCTACCGATAGAGGAAGAGGTCTCTTATCTTCTCTGGTGTTTGAGCTTCTATAAGGAGCCCTCTCCCCTTGATGCCCAGATTGCCCACCGCCTCGTCCAGGAAAAGGCCTCAGAAAAAGGGCTTATCAAAGACGTAACCCGCACCAAACTGGCCTTTATTTTCTTAGACAAGAAGGCCGACTAA
- a CDS encoding TonB-dependent receptor plug domain-containing protein, with translation MRFLWLLVALFLLLPGSSLAQEEGESLGEIVVTATRTPHRLKDVPIETEVIDRRQIEDSNALTISDLLRYSPGLFIRAEDLPGISAWRSRIRGLDLNSGYGLILVDGQRVKGGGMGEYGYGLNQIPLELIERIEIVKGPGSVLYGSDAVVGVVNIITRPTPSKTFLTASGLYGSYKTKMVNLTGGGPVGNNSGILLSLDREEADRRKYGGPGDEYQRDHFWAKASHQINKDTLVDLTFKWEERDRLYADEEKLRLSPALTWDLKGDLRLRLSGYLYKWDFHHFTPGYTERKGNMTYRQGEFLLSGPLGRHLLTLGGEFLEESLDYNLAEKTIDTKSLFIQDELEALEERLSLVAGVRYDDHSVFGSEINPRVAAMWRFGKTGRLRASVGRSFKSPTVRQLYYREPFLHGSYYIKSNPNLDPETSWGFSLGVEGVIASGIWTSATLFRHDVEDMVVRVETNESIGGIPVRTYENVQEAYTEGLELALKIVPTAASEINLSYTFLETENKDTGKDLPYSPRHSLAVRLGYQGPWGLKTLVGVQFVDRVYSNTTNTKKIDSYWLTEAKIIKNFGKGWEIFMEVDNLFETSYGEPSRDWAGRSVFVGTKMRF, from the coding sequence ATGCGCTTTCTTTGGTTGTTGGTTGCCCTTTTTCTCCTTCTTCCTGGCTCCTCTCTGGCCCAAGAAGAGGGCGAGAGTCTGGGAGAGATCGTGGTCACTGCCACCAGAACCCCCCATCGTCTTAAAGATGTCCCGATAGAGACCGAAGTCATCGATCGTCGTCAGATCGAAGACTCAAACGCCCTCACCATAAGCGACCTTCTTCGCTATAGCCCGGGACTCTTCATCCGGGCCGAAGACCTTCCCGGCATCTCGGCCTGGCGCTCCCGGATAAGGGGGCTTGACCTCAATAGCGGCTACGGCCTTATCCTCGTCGATGGCCAGAGGGTTAAGGGAGGGGGCATGGGAGAGTATGGCTACGGACTCAACCAGATCCCCTTAGAGCTCATCGAACGAATAGAAATCGTCAAAGGCCCGGGATCTGTCCTCTACGGTAGCGATGCCGTGGTGGGGGTTGTAAACATCATCACCCGGCCCACTCCCAGCAAGACCTTTCTCACGGCCTCGGGGCTTTACGGAAGCTACAAAACCAAGATGGTCAACCTCACCGGAGGAGGCCCGGTAGGTAATAATTCTGGAATCCTGCTAAGCCTTGACCGGGAGGAAGCAGATCGACGCAAGTATGGTGGCCCGGGAGATGAATATCAGCGGGATCACTTCTGGGCCAAAGCCAGTCACCAAATAAATAAAGATACCCTGGTTGACCTGACCTTTAAGTGGGAAGAGCGCGACCGTCTTTACGCTGACGAAGAAAAGCTGCGTCTCTCCCCTGCCCTGACCTGGGACCTTAAAGGCGACCTCCGGCTCCGCCTATCCGGATATCTCTATAAGTGGGATTTCCATCATTTCACCCCCGGGTACACCGAACGCAAGGGGAACATGACCTATCGTCAGGGTGAGTTTCTTCTAAGCGGCCCGCTGGGAAGACACCTTCTCACCCTGGGAGGGGAGTTCCTGGAGGAGTCTCTGGATTACAACCTGGCTGAGAAGACCATCGATACCAAAAGTCTTTTTATTCAGGACGAGCTGGAGGCCCTTGAAGAAAGGCTGAGTCTGGTAGCCGGAGTGCGCTACGATGACCACTCCGTTTTCGGGAGCGAAATCAACCCCCGAGTGGCGGCCATGTGGCGTTTCGGTAAGACCGGAAGACTTAGGGCCTCTGTTGGTCGTTCATTTAAATCACCCACTGTCCGTCAGCTCTACTATCGAGAGCCCTTCCTACACGGAAGCTATTACATAAAGTCAAACCCTAACCTTGATCCTGAGACTTCCTGGGGCTTCAGCCTGGGGGTGGAGGGAGTGATAGCCTCCGGGATCTGGACCTCGGCTACCCTGTTCCGTCATGACGTAGAGGATATGGTCGTAAGGGTGGAGACCAACGAGAGCATCGGAGGAATACCCGTAAGAACGTATGAAAATGTCCAGGAGGCTTACACCGAGGGCCTGGAACTAGCCCTGAAGATAGTGCCTACAGCGGCCAGCGAGATCAATCTCAGCTACACCTTCCTGGAGACAGAGAACAAAGACACCGGAAAGGATCTGCCTTACAGCCCCCGTCACTCTCTGGCTGTGCGTTTGGGCTACCAAGGCCCCTGGGGTCTGAAGACTTTAGTCGGAGTCCAGTTTGTGGACCGGGTCTATAGCAACACCACCAACACCAAAAAGATCGACTCTTACTGGCTGACTGAGGCCAAAATCATAAAGAACTTTGGCAAAGGCTGGGAGATTTTTATGGAAGTGGACAACCTTTTTGAGACCAGCTACGGCGAACCATCCAGAGATTGGGCCGGAAGGAGCGTTTTTGTGGGGACGAAAATGAGATTCTAA
- a CDS encoding DUF4198 domain-containing protein produces MRHLITFCLLIFSVTALPPVAEAHFMWLNPRTYAFMPGESLQMTLGWGHSFPGQGGDFLPQERLKEAFALSPSGQKISLSASKIPIIFRAQTAFEEEGSYLLAAQRKAGFFTKTTSGYKRQPKKGLKGVIECKFSRGYAKAIVSVGKAGGQVYRKVLGHELEIVPLKDPNILRPGDYLPIQVTFKGKPLAKHFVYATYAGFSPTGETDFAYATETDSQGRAQIRLDRRGVWLIVVRYLTHYPDSRVCDLYKVVSTLTFELR; encoded by the coding sequence ATGAGACACCTGATAACCTTTTGTCTTTTAATCTTCTCGGTGACCGCCTTGCCCCCGGTAGCCGAGGCCCATTTCATGTGGCTAAACCCTCGTACCTATGCCTTTATGCCTGGAGAATCCCTCCAGATGACCCTGGGATGGGGGCATTCCTTTCCTGGCCAGGGGGGTGACTTTCTGCCTCAAGAAAGGCTTAAAGAGGCCTTTGCCCTCTCTCCTTCGGGGCAAAAGATTTCCCTGTCAGCCTCAAAGATCCCCATCATCTTTCGCGCCCAGACAGCCTTCGAGGAGGAGGGAAGCTATTTATTGGCCGCCCAGCGTAAGGCAGGATTCTTTACCAAGACGACCTCCGGTTACAAGCGACAACCCAAAAAGGGCCTTAAGGGGGTCATTGAATGTAAGTTCTCCAGAGGATATGCCAAGGCCATTGTCAGCGTAGGAAAGGCTGGCGGGCAGGTTTACCGAAAGGTTCTCGGTCACGAGCTAGAGATAGTACCCCTTAAGGACCCTAACATCCTCCGGCCGGGAGACTACCTTCCCATACAGGTAACCTTTAAGGGAAAGCCCCTGGCCAAACATTTTGTCTATGCCACCTACGCCGGTTTCTCTCCCACGGGGGAAACAGACTTTGCCTACGCCACTGAAACCGACTCCCAGGGTCGGGCCCAGATTCGGCTTGATCGTCGCGGAGTCTGGCTAATAGTGGTCCGTTACCTGACACACTATCCTGATTCTCGGGTGTGCGATCTCTACAAGGTGGTCTCTACCTTGACCTTTGAACTCCGATGA
- a CDS encoding carboxypeptidase-like regulatory domain-containing protein codes for MIALRRVRPKGGRTLIALILLGSILQASPLWGHRVGSRVIQGGVGLEAFYGDGSPMAYCQVEVFRQGDKLPFQTGATDKNGRFLFFPDPPGSYQIVISDGQGHRLERTIATGRKSQPQPGEETSKNQLKPALLDILRAGSGLVLILIFYFVLKRYLK; via the coding sequence ATGATAGCTCTCAGAAGGGTCCGGCCGAAAGGTGGCCGGACCCTAATAGCCTTAATTCTGCTGGGAAGTATCCTTCAGGCCTCTCCGCTATGGGGTCACCGGGTGGGGTCCCGGGTAATTCAAGGCGGAGTGGGACTTGAGGCCTTCTACGGTGACGGCTCTCCCATGGCCTACTGTCAGGTGGAGGTTTTCCGCCAAGGGGACAAACTCCCCTTTCAAACCGGGGCCACTGACAAAAATGGCCGTTTCCTCTTCTTTCCTGATCCACCGGGTAGCTACCAAATAGTCATCAGCGACGGTCAGGGACACCGACTGGAGAGAACCATAGCCACCGGAAGGAAGAGCCAGCCCCAGCCCGGAGAAGAGACCTCAAAGAATCAACTAAAACCTGCTCTCCTGGATATTCTCAGGGCTGGATCAGGCCTGGTCTTGATTTTGATCTTTTATTTCGTGCTTAAGAGATATCTCAAGTAG
- a CDS encoding TPM domain-containing protein, whose translation MLRITIASLLIVILLSCGREASRPGVLDEAGLLSKEEKKRIGRIQEVLLRDLDIELRTVVLKKRAPDIDLLAVQIFEKEALGSRTKGARGILLLIDPAGEKVRLEIGYDLEPILTDVFVGYIERKQMVPFFTSGKIGPGIEATVELIAAKLLEAINEGDYQPEASPENRPEYLSGGGGAKASLRVNQPLKTPESPNLRDLFGPQPTPLAALEKYKQVLKLHIKAADLGLYTPETQRFFRQWLVTDAQQENALKSLLKAPPAEVIILGDRAVIRFPVEQREYPPYFLRRGQQGWMLDFATMNRAIQFNHLNQWHFRTLEHPYMFGFKDLIFDDNGFPHKPSR comes from the coding sequence ATGTTGCGAATCACCATTGCCAGCCTGCTTATAGTCATCCTTCTTTCCTGTGGTCGAGAAGCCTCCCGGCCCGGAGTGCTCGACGAAGCCGGCCTTCTTAGCAAAGAGGAAAAGAAGCGCATCGGCCGCATACAAGAGGTCCTCCTCAGGGATCTGGATATAGAGCTAAGGACCGTTGTTCTCAAAAAGAGGGCCCCGGATATAGATCTTCTGGCTGTCCAGATCTTTGAAAAAGAGGCCCTCGGCTCAAGGACCAAGGGCGCCAGGGGCATACTTCTCCTGATTGACCCAGCCGGAGAAAAGGTTCGGCTGGAGATAGGCTATGATCTTGAGCCCATCCTTACTGATGTCTTCGTGGGGTATATCGAACGCAAACAGATGGTTCCCTTCTTTACCTCCGGCAAGATAGGACCAGGAATAGAGGCCACCGTAGAGCTTATCGCCGCTAAACTTCTTGAGGCCATAAATGAAGGGGACTATCAGCCCGAGGCCTCCCCGGAAAACCGCCCTGAATACCTCTCCGGAGGAGGAGGGGCCAAGGCCTCCCTGAGGGTGAATCAGCCTCTAAAGACCCCTGAATCACCCAATCTCAGGGACCTCTTCGGCCCCCAACCAACCCCCTTAGCCGCCCTTGAAAAATACAAGCAGGTCCTCAAACTCCACATAAAGGCCGCTGACCTCGGGCTCTATACCCCAGAGACCCAGAGGTTTTTTCGTCAGTGGCTGGTAACCGACGCCCAGCAGGAAAATGCCTTAAAGTCTCTTCTAAAGGCCCCGCCGGCTGAGGTCATCATCCTTGGAGACCGTGCTGTCATCCGCTTTCCGGTGGAACAAAGGGAATATCCCCCCTATTTTCTCCGCCGAGGCCAGCAAGGTTGGATGCTCGACTTTGCTACCATGAACCGGGCCATTCAGTTTAACCACCTTAATCAATGGCACTTTCGCACCCTAGAACACCCTTATATGTTTGGCTTTAAAGATTTGATCTTTGATGATAACGGCTTTCCCCATAAACCAAGCCGCTAA
- a CDS encoding RrF2 family transcriptional regulator, whose amino-acid sequence MNNIIRLSEAASLALHAMAFLASREGRPTRVKEIASSLGVSESHLAKVLQRLGRQGLLKSTRGPKGGFILGRPAEEIRLLEIYEAIEGPLLPEKCLFETPICDGLYCIWGGLLEEITKVARNYLAQTKLIETKRVFEKKAQ is encoded by the coding sequence ATGAACAACATCATCAGGCTATCCGAAGCCGCCTCTCTGGCCCTGCACGCTATGGCCTTTCTGGCCTCTCGGGAGGGAAGGCCCACCCGGGTAAAGGAGATAGCTAGCAGCCTGGGGGTCTCTGAATCCCACTTGGCCAAGGTTCTCCAGCGCCTGGGGCGCCAGGGGCTACTAAAGTCCACCCGGGGGCCCAAGGGAGGATTCATCTTAGGACGGCCAGCCGAAGAAATTCGGCTTCTGGAGATATATGAGGCTATCGAAGGGCCACTGCTGCCAGAAAAATGTCTTTTTGAGACCCCTATCTGCGATGGCCTCTACTGTATTTGGGGAGGGTTGCTGGAGGAAATCACCAAAGTGGCCCGAAACTATCTGGCCCAGACAAAACTGATAGAAACCAAAAGGGTCTTTGAGAAGAAGGCCCAATAA
- a CDS encoding NAD(P)/FAD-dependent oxidoreductase has translation MLKDGEKGAVLQRDKTTYAIVPHVPLGVVTPEFLRKIADIAEKYGAKALKLTSADRIAIVGVAEEDIDRIWEELGVNPGAAVGACVRSIKVCPGTTFCRLGQQDSLGLGAELDRRYHGYNLPAKFKIGVAGCPNQCSETCIKDLGFIGKGKGWTVTVGGCGGARPRLAQTLIEGVSTEEALEIADRIIKFYEKHAKKMDRLGRLIDRIGFEEFKKAILGEEAGEKKVA, from the coding sequence ATGCTCAAGGACGGAGAAAAGGGTGCGGTGCTTCAGCGAGACAAGACCACCTACGCCATTGTTCCCCACGTGCCTCTGGGAGTGGTCACCCCGGAGTTTCTGCGGAAGATCGCCGACATCGCCGAAAAGTATGGGGCCAAGGCCCTCAAGCTGACCAGTGCCGACCGGATTGCCATTGTCGGCGTCGCCGAAGAAGACATAGATCGCATCTGGGAGGAGCTAGGAGTCAACCCTGGCGCTGCAGTAGGAGCCTGTGTCCGGAGCATCAAGGTCTGTCCCGGCACAACCTTCTGCCGCCTGGGGCAGCAGGATTCCCTGGGTCTGGGGGCTGAACTTGATCGCCGTTATCACGGCTATAATCTGCCGGCCAAATTCAAAATCGGCGTGGCCGGTTGCCCCAACCAGTGTTCGGAGACCTGCATCAAGGATCTGGGGTTCATCGGCAAAGGCAAGGGCTGGACAGTAACGGTTGGCGGATGCGGCGGTGCCCGGCCGCGTCTGGCCCAGACCCTTATCGAAGGGGTTTCCACTGAAGAGGCCCTGGAGATCGCCGATCGGATCATCAAATTTTATGAAAAACACGCCAAAAAAATGGACCGGCTAGGACGACTCATTGACCGCATAGGCTTCGAGGAGTTCAAGAAGGCCATTCTGGGAGAAGAGGCCGGAGAGAAAAAGGTAGCCTAA
- a CDS encoding deoxyguanosinetriphosphate triphosphohydrolase yields the protein MRERADQDMNLRGYLEELEEKTLSPYAALSSRSRGRQRAEAECPLRTAFQRDRDRIIHSKAFRRLKHKTQVFLSPTGDHYRTRLTHTLEVAQISRTIARALRLNEDLTEAIALGHDLGHTPFGHAGEKVLDDLHPGGFRHYEQSLRVVEFLEKNGRGLNLTWEVRDGILKHSKGRASIIPGPEDGPATLEGQVVRVADIIAYINHDLDDALRAGVITMDDIPRWCLKILGSRHSQRIGTMVRSLVEKTKEADDGRLHLDPAVLEAMEALRDFLFENVYESPTVHAEFIKAEKLLRELYEYFLAQENIWEKEATLYGPETSRHRIACDFISGMTDRYALNLYKELFIPRPWLVY from the coding sequence ATGAGAGAGAGAGCAGACCAGGATATGAATCTCAGGGGCTACCTGGAAGAGCTTGAGGAGAAAACGCTTTCGCCCTATGCCGCTCTGTCTTCTCGAAGTCGAGGGCGCCAGAGGGCTGAGGCCGAGTGCCCTCTGAGAACGGCCTTTCAGCGTGATCGTGACCGCATTATTCATTCCAAGGCCTTCAGACGCCTTAAACACAAGACCCAGGTCTTTCTCTCTCCTACCGGAGACCATTACCGTACCCGGTTGACCCACACCCTGGAGGTGGCCCAGATCTCCCGGACCATCGCCCGGGCCTTAAGGCTTAATGAAGACTTAACGGAGGCTATCGCTCTCGGCCATGATCTGGGCCACACACCCTTTGGACATGCCGGAGAGAAGGTCCTTGATGATCTTCATCCTGGCGGCTTTCGCCATTATGAGCAGTCGCTTCGGGTAGTGGAGTTTCTGGAGAAAAACGGCCGGGGGCTAAACCTCACCTGGGAGGTAAGGGATGGAATCCTCAAACACTCCAAGGGCCGGGCCAGTATTATTCCCGGACCAGAAGATGGGCCGGCAACCCTGGAGGGCCAGGTGGTGCGGGTGGCCGATATAATTGCCTACATCAATCATGATCTGGATGACGCTCTCAGGGCGGGGGTGATTACCATGGATGATATCCCCCGCTGGTGCCTTAAGATCTTAGGGAGCCGTCATTCCCAGCGTATCGGAACCATGGTTCGTTCTCTGGTTGAAAAGACCAAAGAGGCCGACGATGGCCGGCTTCATCTTGATCCGGCAGTCCTTGAGGCCATGGAGGCCTTGAGGGATTTTCTCTTCGAGAATGTCTATGAATCTCCCACCGTTCATGCCGAATTTATCAAGGCCGAAAAACTCCTGCGTGAGCTTTATGAATATTTTCTGGCCCAGGAGAACATCTGGGAAAAGGAGGCCACCCTTTATGGGCCGGAGACTTCGCGTCATCGTATTGCCTGCGATTTTATCTCCGGAATGACCGACCGTTATGCCCTTAACCTCTACAAGGAGCTCTTCATCCCCCGGCCCTGGCTGGTCTACTGA
- a CDS encoding LptF/LptG family permease, producing the protein MGRIIFGYIFRELWSPFLISLFSLTSLLLTIRMIPLSGLLLKERAGVSEFFQVFQSLYPYFLVFCLPMSALVASLVAFLRLSQDSELLAFEALGVSFYELLAPVTTFALIVFSLTMLVTVYVLPQSKANFRQFMRHLLSQKIARGLPEKTFASEIPGLTIYAGQTHGGGLRLREVFLYDGRKKDPESLILAQSGRIDPKGPTLILKDGVIHRFYQKQDKGEIIRFGTMTIKLTLGAPPGTAKRRGEMGLLELRERAKDFPPGSKRRLKLESEFHKRLAFPFASIIFSILGAALAAQIKGSGRSAGVSLAVILFLLYYGALAGATGLAETGRIPPVLSLWLPNIFFGLLSGGLVLLSGQSLKITLGRKKP; encoded by the coding sequence ATGGGACGAATTATCTTTGGCTATATCTTCCGGGAGCTTTGGAGCCCCTTTCTTATCTCTCTTTTCTCACTTACCAGTCTTCTTTTGACCATAAGGATGATCCCTCTCTCTGGTCTGCTTCTTAAAGAGCGGGCCGGGGTTTCGGAGTTTTTCCAGGTCTTTCAATCCCTTTATCCCTATTTTTTGGTCTTCTGTCTGCCGATGTCCGCCCTGGTGGCCAGCCTGGTGGCCTTCTTGCGCCTTTCTCAGGACAGTGAACTTCTGGCCTTTGAGGCCCTGGGGGTAAGCTTCTATGAGCTTTTGGCCCCGGTGACCACCTTTGCTCTAATCGTCTTTTCTCTAACCATGCTGGTCACCGTCTATGTCTTGCCCCAGAGTAAGGCCAATTTCCGTCAGTTTATGCGTCATCTTTTAAGTCAGAAGATCGCCCGAGGCCTTCCGGAGAAGACCTTTGCCTCAGAGATTCCTGGTCTGACCATCTACGCCGGCCAGACCCACGGGGGAGGGCTAAGATTACGGGAGGTCTTCCTCTACGACGGCCGGAAAAAGGATCCGGAAAGCCTTATCCTGGCTCAAAGTGGTCGAATAGACCCCAAAGGCCCTACCCTTATCCTTAAAGACGGTGTTATCCACCGCTTTTATCAAAAGCAGGACAAAGGAGAGATCATCCGTTTTGGCACCATGACCATCAAGCTAACCCTTGGTGCCCCCCCAGGTACTGCCAAAAGGCGGGGTGAGATGGGGCTCCTTGAGCTCAGAGAACGGGCCAAAGATTTTCCTCCAGGAAGCAAACGTCGTCTCAAGCTGGAGAGCGAATTTCACAAAAGACTGGCCTTCCCCTTTGCTTCCATAATCTTTAGCATCTTGGGGGCCGCTCTGGCCGCCCAGATAAAAGGATCAGGCCGGTCGGCCGGAGTCAGCCTGGCCGTAATCCTCTTTCTTCTATATTACGGGGCCCTAGCTGGAGCCACAGGATTGGCTGAGACGGGGAGGATCCCTCCTGTTTTATCCCTCTGGCTTCCTAACATCTTTTTCGGCCTTCTTTCTGGAGGGCTGGTCCTGCTCTCTGGCCAGAGTCTCAAAATTACCCTCGGCAGGAAGAAACCATGA
- a CDS encoding LptF/LptG family permease, with product MRLISRYILQEYLRVLSILAPAVVGLYLLVDFFEKLDEFMAVKGGLSLAWRYYLYRVPAVIEELLPLVLFLSALITLALLARGHELLALRACGFSPWEILAPLVLTTLAMATLSIPLSEALVPWATAKAEELWQVELKKERPRGILIGERLYFKGEDGFYLGLVLDPEGRRLKDFCFLAVSSYPLPRLILWAKEATWEGGVWRLKDGEKRQLEQQTYQRSLFEEKLVSLKASPEDFLALKRPPEVKDLFALWGQIELFSRAGLKTAPLVTEFFRRIIYPFMAPALFLLGGTFFVSRRGKHIIATGISLGLVLGVAAWIIWGLANTLATSGRIYPPLVVATPPLLFALGGLWLLKKSST from the coding sequence ATGAGGCTTATAAGTCGCTATATTCTTCAAGAATACCTGCGTGTTCTTTCCATATTGGCTCCAGCGGTAGTGGGGCTCTATCTCCTGGTAGATTTCTTTGAAAAATTAGACGAATTCATGGCCGTTAAGGGAGGACTCTCTCTTGCCTGGCGATACTATCTCTATCGGGTTCCGGCGGTGATTGAGGAACTCCTGCCCTTGGTGCTTTTCCTCTCGGCCCTCATCACCCTGGCCCTCCTGGCCCGGGGGCATGAACTCCTGGCCCTGAGGGCCTGTGGCTTTTCTCCCTGGGAGATCCTGGCCCCTTTAGTCTTGACCACACTGGCCATGGCTACTCTTTCCATCCCCCTGTCTGAGGCCCTGGTCCCCTGGGCCACGGCCAAGGCCGAAGAGCTCTGGCAGGTAGAACTTAAAAAGGAGCGTCCCCGGGGAATCCTTATCGGTGAAAGGCTATACTTTAAAGGCGAAGATGGCTTTTACCTGGGGCTGGTCCTGGATCCGGAAGGCCGAAGGCTCAAAGACTTCTGTTTCTTGGCAGTAAGTTCCTACCCTCTTCCGAGGCTTATCCTTTGGGCCAAGGAGGCCACCTGGGAGGGAGGAGTCTGGCGGCTAAAAGATGGAGAAAAGCGCCAACTTGAACAACAAACCTACCAACGAAGCCTCTTTGAGGAGAAGCTTGTCTCCCTTAAGGCCTCCCCTGAGGATTTCCTGGCCCTTAAGCGCCCGCCAGAGGTAAAGGATCTCTTTGCCCTCTGGGGACAGATAGAACTCTTTTCTCGAGCAGGCCTTAAGACAGCCCCCCTGGTTACCGAGTTTTTCAGGCGCATCATCTACCCCTTTATGGCCCCGGCCCTCTTTCTCCTTGGCGGAACGTTCTTTGTCTCCCGGAGGGGAAAGCACATTATCGCCACAGGTATCTCTCTAGGACTGGTCCTCGGCGTGGCGGCCTGGATCATCTGGGGGCTGGCTAATACCCTGGCCACCTCAGGAAGGATATACCCCCCCTTGGTAGTAGCCACTCCCCCCCTGCTTTTTGCCCTGGGAGGTCTGTGGCTTCTGAAGAAAAGTTCAACCTGA